From Fluviispira vulneris, a single genomic window includes:
- a CDS encoding electron transfer flavoprotein subunit beta/FixA family protein, protein MKILVLAKHVPDTETVIKISGGGKTIDESDFKYMVNPCDEYAMEEAIRTQDKLKGESVVVSVGPSRAQETIRKALAMGMDRGVWINTEGYTGALDSYSVALAISKVVAEEKPDVIFAGLNTIDEGAGNVGPMVAEFAGMPSLVNISKLEWQNEGKSVRAERDVESGIVEVYEAQTPLLIAPHQNLNDPRFPSLPGIMKAKKKPIAEKKAADLITEKAKVEVRTYKLPPEKAPGKIFKGKPVEEMVMEVVKLLRSEAKVI, encoded by the coding sequence GTGAAAATTCTTGTTCTTGCTAAACATGTTCCTGATACAGAAACAGTTATTAAAATTTCTGGTGGCGGCAAAACTATCGATGAATCTGATTTTAAATATATGGTTAACCCATGTGATGAGTATGCCATGGAAGAAGCTATCCGCACCCAAGATAAGCTAAAAGGTGAAAGTGTTGTTGTGAGCGTGGGTCCATCCCGTGCCCAAGAAACCATTCGTAAAGCACTTGCTATGGGAATGGATCGTGGTGTGTGGATCAACACAGAAGGCTATACGGGTGCACTTGACTCTTACTCGGTGGCTTTGGCGATTTCCAAAGTCGTAGCAGAAGAAAAGCCTGATGTTATTTTTGCGGGCCTCAATACCATTGACGAAGGGGCTGGTAACGTCGGCCCTATGGTTGCAGAATTTGCAGGCATGCCAAGTCTTGTCAATATCTCAAAACTTGAATGGCAAAATGAAGGCAAAAGTGTACGCGCTGAGCGTGATGTTGAAAGCGGTATTGTTGAAGTTTATGAAGCGCAAACACCTTTGCTCATAGCTCCTCATCAAAACTTAAATGATCCAAGATTCCCTTCTTTGCCAGGTATTATGAAGGCAAAAAAGAAGCCAATTGCAGAAAAAAAAGCAGCAGACCTTATCACTGAGAAAGCAAAAGTTGAGGTGCGCACTTATAAGCTTCCGCCTGAAAAAGCTCCCGGGAAAATCTTTAAAGGTAAGCCTGTCGAGGAAATGGTAATGGAAGTGGTTAAATTATTGCGCTCCGAAGCAAAGGTTATATAA
- a CDS encoding tyrosine-type recombinase/integrase: MSVRTFIHFLVSEKIIQNSPFLETKSPKQPVSILLTVPHDKYLNLSRTLKQLAYSKDEKAIRDWTLILILGECGLKASEAANLSWGDVWPELEEPTSETSIAGCLKVTGNNERLVPYNLEIANALNMLKEAREQMGLTTELDDKLFFGYLNVSRKTRTNFLHRHGIKFVIYEVCTEILGVPYNSESLRNHAILRWLAKGIENEKVASLAGYSSLHSLERFLNSREKKKTSMRKIKGKE, encoded by the coding sequence ATGAGTGTCCGTACTTTTATTCACTTCCTCGTTTCAGAAAAAATAATTCAGAATTCCCCTTTTTTAGAAACTAAATCTCCTAAACAGCCTGTCTCCATTTTACTTACAGTTCCACATGATAAATATTTAAATCTGAGTCGTACACTTAAACAATTGGCGTATAGCAAAGATGAAAAAGCAATTCGTGATTGGACGCTTATACTTATTTTAGGCGAATGCGGGCTGAAAGCTTCAGAAGCTGCTAATTTGTCATGGGGGGATGTTTGGCCTGAATTGGAAGAACCGACTTCAGAAACATCTATTGCTGGTTGTTTAAAAGTCACAGGAAATAACGAAAGACTTGTTCCCTACAATCTTGAAATTGCAAATGCATTGAACATGCTAAAAGAAGCTCGTGAGCAAATGGGTTTGACAACTGAACTTGATGATAAATTGTTTTTTGGTTATCTTAATGTGAGTCGCAAAACTCGAACTAATTTTCTGCACAGACATGGAATCAAGTTTGTCATATATGAAGTTTGCACAGAAATCTTAGGAGTGCCTTATAACTCTGAGAGTTTAAGAAATCATGCTATTTTGCGTTGGTTGGCGAAGGGAATTGAAAATGAAAAAGTAGCCAGTTTAGCTGGTTATTCTTCATTGCACTCTCTAGAAAGATTTTTAAATAGTAGAGAAAAGAAGAAGACAAGTATGAGAAAAATAAAAGGCAAAGAATAA
- the kdsB gene encoding 3-deoxy-manno-octulosonate cytidylyltransferase, translated as MIDLTDKINVFIVIPARFASTRLPGKPLLNIGKQTMISRVTERAQSLAKLFSKNINVQNVHLVVATDHEEIFAEVQKLNATAVMTDSNLKNGTERVFSALKEIQKKLPIKNQDIVLNIQGDEPFFSLEDVYNLVEKMLNKQDIPLGTLAFRRTNSKMFFESSVVKVICDNKQNALYFSRAPIPYPKDILGATGLNWLEKAQNLQQEISFLHHVGVYSFRYQALCEYMTLVHSSLEQLESLEQLRALEAGWKILVCEALTEPFGIDTEDDLKQAQLIAQKFD; from the coding sequence ATGATAGATTTAACGGACAAAATTAATGTTTTTATTGTCATTCCTGCTCGTTTTGCCTCAACTCGCCTTCCAGGAAAACCTTTGTTAAATATTGGTAAGCAAACAATGATTTCCCGTGTCACAGAGCGGGCGCAAAGTTTAGCAAAACTTTTTAGCAAAAATATAAATGTACAAAATGTTCATTTGGTCGTAGCGACCGACCACGAAGAAATTTTTGCAGAAGTGCAAAAATTAAATGCAACAGCGGTTATGACAGATAGCAATTTAAAGAATGGAACCGAAAGAGTTTTTTCTGCTCTAAAGGAAATACAAAAAAAATTGCCTATTAAGAATCAAGATATAGTTTTAAATATTCAAGGAGACGAACCCTTCTTTTCTCTTGAAGATGTTTATAATCTTGTTGAAAAAATGTTAAATAAACAAGATATTCCTCTTGGCACTTTGGCTTTTCGGCGGACAAATTCCAAAATGTTTTTTGAGAGCTCCGTTGTTAAAGTGATCTGTGATAATAAGCAAAATGCGCTTTATTTTTCACGTGCACCAATTCCCTATCCCAAAGATATTTTAGGTGCCACGGGTCTTAATTGGTTAGAAAAAGCACAAAATTTACAGCAAGAGATTTCTTTTTTACACCATGTAGGCGTTTATTCTTTTCGCTATCAGGCATTGTGTGAATATATGACACTTGTGCATTCCTCACTAGAACAACTTGAAAGTCTTGAGCAATTGCGTGCCCTCGAAGCGGGTTGGAAAATACTCGTGTGCGAAGCACTGACAGAACCTTTTGGCATTGATACAGAGGATGATCTCAAACAAGCACAGTTAATAGCTCAAAAATTCGATTGA
- the rarD gene encoding EamA family transporter RarD has protein sequence MENTHSNRKLGLCLVLLAFTIWGLIPLYFKTLIEVSPLEILAHRAVWSLFFLIGIILIQKQFMQIFECLKNKKYRSYLLLTAILISSNWLIYIWAILHNYMIEASLGYFLTPLLNILLGVLFLKENLYFMQKISLIITIIAIFVQFSSAKFFGVGPWISISLALTFGIYSLIRKKIAVNSEIGLSIETLYLFPFAFGYLLYIFFNQNMIFLNSLNISLLLMFSGVVTALPLLLFVAGSKYLPLSSVGFFQYISPTSQLLIAIFAYNEKASVEKIISFSLVWIALSLYIIHSVYQIYFNKKIQIKS, from the coding sequence ATGGAAAATACACATTCTAATAGGAAATTAGGTCTCTGTCTCGTACTTCTAGCATTTACAATTTGGGGATTGATACCTCTCTATTTTAAAACATTAATAGAGGTTAGCCCTCTCGAAATTCTTGCCCACAGAGCAGTTTGGTCTCTATTTTTTCTAATAGGAATAATATTGATACAAAAACAGTTTATGCAAATATTTGAATGCTTAAAAAATAAAAAATATCGATCCTATTTATTATTAACTGCAATTCTGATTTCTTCGAATTGGCTTATTTATATTTGGGCAATACTGCATAATTATATGATAGAAGCCAGTCTAGGATATTTTTTAACTCCATTATTAAATATATTGCTTGGAGTCCTTTTTTTAAAAGAAAATTTATATTTCATGCAAAAGATTTCTCTTATAATAACAATAATAGCAATTTTTGTGCAGTTTTCTTCTGCTAAATTTTTTGGTGTTGGACCATGGATCAGCATAAGTTTGGCATTAACTTTTGGTATTTACAGTTTGATTAGAAAGAAAATTGCAGTCAACTCTGAGATTGGTTTGAGTATAGAAACTTTATATTTATTTCCATTTGCATTTGGCTATTTATTATATATTTTCTTTAACCAAAATATGATTTTTTTAAATTCTTTAAATATAAGTTTATTACTTATGTTCAGTGGAGTCGTTACAGCTTTACCTCTGTTACTTTTCGTAGCAGGGAGCAAATATTTACCTCTCTCGAGTGTTGGATTTTTTCAATATATTTCACCAACAAGTCAGCTCTTAATAGCAATATTTGCATATAACGAAAAAGCGAGTGTAGAAAAAATTATAAGCTTTTCACTCGTATGGATCGCTCTTTCGCTCTATATTATACACAGTGTTTATCAAATCTATTTTAACAAAAAAATTCAAATAAAATCATAA
- a CDS encoding R3H domain-containing nucleic acid-binding protein: protein MTEPTKIEINSDSFIYAVHQAFEARSKANGEFNSHLRFEPFLLGSWAQPESFDLSTFKSLLNEIIAHHIKVLPHFNRNETVNLENIAWFSHSIAALFADIEFLLVSYTGHGFPLLPTPVLPKVTSSKNIIAALAKFKDYISAPTAESREPFSLFPLLSETDEKLDDNYVQEIWSLITSFAKKYLGSYFELFSSYALWKYTTKEQVIEAIDWNVRPPCGISYRKQFKELFDREREERNSRRNERNSQKRGDKDKPHFKKDERKSQHTPKQERVEKSEKPQISAEATTLPVEKSSFVIENVAQSAEKPRSEGKMQTRNAVAKFQNSFQGQSNSVDPRNQQNMEEALLEANKAVQKMLKNKSIPELSLNPQNSFVRRQQHVVISEAGFDTESRGDARSRHVCIKRKD from the coding sequence GTGACTGAACCTACAAAGATAGAAATTAACTCAGATTCCTTTATTTATGCGGTTCACCAGGCTTTTGAAGCACGATCCAAAGCCAACGGTGAATTCAACTCTCACCTCCGATTTGAACCGTTCTTGCTTGGCTCGTGGGCTCAGCCTGAGTCTTTTGATCTCTCTACGTTCAAATCACTGTTAAACGAAATCATAGCTCATCACATTAAAGTTTTACCTCATTTTAATCGCAATGAAACCGTGAACTTAGAAAATATTGCTTGGTTTTCGCATTCTATAGCAGCTTTGTTTGCAGATATCGAGTTTTTGCTTGTCTCCTATACAGGACATGGATTTCCTTTGCTTCCTACGCCTGTCTTACCTAAAGTGACAAGTAGCAAAAATATTATTGCCGCTCTTGCAAAATTTAAAGACTATATTTCTGCACCAACCGCAGAATCGCGTGAGCCTTTTTCTTTGTTCCCATTATTGTCTGAAACTGACGAAAAATTAGATGATAATTATGTGCAAGAAATTTGGAGCCTTATAACGTCTTTTGCTAAAAAATATTTAGGTTCTTATTTCGAGCTCTTTTCTTCATATGCACTCTGGAAATACACTACGAAAGAACAAGTCATAGAAGCAATTGACTGGAATGTTCGTCCTCCATGTGGAATTTCTTATCGGAAACAGTTCAAAGAGCTCTTCGATAGAGAGCGCGAAGAAAGAAATTCCCGTCGTAATGAAAGAAATTCGCAAAAAAGAGGTGATAAAGACAAGCCTCATTTTAAAAAAGATGAAAGAAAATCTCAGCATACACCTAAACAAGAAAGAGTGGAAAAGTCTGAAAAACCCCAAATCAGTGCAGAAGCTACAACGTTGCCTGTAGAAAAAAGCTCTTTTGTGATTGAAAATGTAGCTCAGTCTGCAGAAAAACCAAGGTCAGAAGGAAAAATGCAAACGCGTAATGCTGTTGCAAAATTCCAGAATAGTTTTCAAGGACAAAGCAATTCTGTAGATCCGAGAAATCAACAAAACATGGAAGAAGCTTTGCTAGAAGCAAATAAAGCAGTACAAAAAATGCTCAAAAACAAGAGTATTCCTGAATTAAGTCTTAATCCACAAAATTCATTTGTTCGTCGTCAGCAACATGTCGTCATTTCTGAAGCTGGTTTTGACACGGAAAGTCGCGGTGATGCGCGCAGCCGGCATGTGTGTATAAAGAGAAAAGACTAA
- the ribD gene encoding bifunctional diaminohydroxyphosphoribosylaminopyrimidine deaminase/5-amino-6-(5-phosphoribosylamino)uracil reductase RibD, whose translation MSLSLKPGFSFGGVLQKLYPEENLTRQEIILENSDEYWMAQALSKSMENGCAANPNPSVGCVVVLNNKIISSGCTERWGGKHAERVAFESLKVGDLEGTTVYVTLEPCTHVGKQPPCVELFRNRGISKVVIGSEDPNPIVSGNGIQQLKEMGIECKVGVLKTEVQAWLSPFFIQQRNHRPLIALKWAQSLDGCFADDHDGWQWISGIHSRKYTHWLRQKYDAILIGVGTLLNDFPSLDVREIQNQYKRDPLKIIYDPFGKIFQCTEQEQAILTEKTFKLGTKQIILIGTQVLLDEKEKNNKWFQFLKNNENFILQKINDNSENKMTNIIVESLKCKEIDEFLGRPLQSILIEGGPRLLSLFLQEKNYDVLHVFIAPFFLGGEKNKLFSKKQRALIPYIFRDVSKVERMKIVVQERLGNDILLEMVQEN comes from the coding sequence ATGTCTTTGTCACTGAAGCCTGGATTTTCCTTTGGCGGAGTTTTGCAAAAGCTCTATCCAGAAGAAAATTTAACAAGGCAAGAGATTATATTAGAAAATTCAGATGAGTATTGGATGGCTCAAGCTCTGAGCAAGAGTATGGAAAATGGCTGCGCTGCGAATCCAAACCCATCTGTGGGCTGTGTGGTTGTGTTAAATAACAAAATAATATCAAGCGGTTGTACAGAGAGATGGGGTGGAAAACATGCTGAAAGAGTGGCATTTGAATCTCTGAAAGTGGGCGATCTCGAAGGGACAACGGTTTATGTTACATTAGAGCCCTGCACTCATGTGGGCAAGCAGCCTCCTTGCGTAGAGCTTTTTCGCAATAGAGGCATATCGAAAGTTGTTATTGGCTCAGAAGATCCTAATCCTATAGTAAGTGGAAATGGTATTCAGCAATTAAAAGAAATGGGAATCGAGTGCAAAGTTGGCGTGTTAAAAACAGAGGTGCAAGCATGGCTTTCTCCCTTTTTTATTCAGCAGCGCAATCATCGTCCATTAATTGCTTTAAAGTGGGCGCAAAGCCTTGATGGTTGTTTTGCGGATGATCATGATGGGTGGCAGTGGATTTCAGGTATCCACTCTAGAAAATACACACATTGGTTAAGACAAAAATACGATGCCATTTTAATTGGGGTTGGAACTCTTTTAAATGATTTTCCATCGTTAGATGTAAGAGAAATTCAAAATCAGTATAAAAGAGATCCGCTTAAGATAATTTATGATCCTTTTGGCAAAATTTTCCAATGTACCGAACAAGAGCAAGCTATATTAACTGAAAAAACTTTTAAATTGGGTACAAAGCAAATTATCCTTATTGGAACTCAAGTTTTACTTGACGAAAAAGAAAAAAATAACAAATGGTTTCAGTTTTTAAAAAATAATGAAAATTTTATTTTACAAAAAATAAATGATAATTCTGAAAATAAGATGACAAATATCATCGTTGAAAGTTTAAAATGCAAAGAAATTGATGAATTTTTAGGCCGCCCTTTGCAAAGCATTTTAATCGAAGGTGGTCCTCGACTTTTAAGTTTATTTTTACAAGAAAAAAATTATGATGTACTTCATGTTTTCATAGCTCCTTTTTTCTTGGGAGGTGAAAAGAATAAATTATTTTCTAAAAAGCAAAGGGCGTTAATTCCCTACATTTTTAGAGATGTGTCAAAAGTTGAAAGAATGAAAATTGTCGTACAAGAGAGACTTGGCAATGATATTCTTCTCGAGATGGTTCAAGAAAATTAA
- the uvrC gene encoding excinuclease ABC subunit UvrC, translating into MNFQAPQKITLEMRLQLLREKLTHVPQKPGVYLHKGKEGEILYVGKAKALNARLKSYFTGFERQTPKTKALVEKIFDFEVIVTENEYESLILECNLIKHNLPNYNILLRDDKTYPYIKIDMHEDWPRVITTRKRKKDGALYFGPFSISGQIQQLMGIFNRFFPLVKCTPSFFKSVTRPCNYYDIKRCLGPCKLPVKKEEYLVHLNSVINILNGKYKDISKLIKENMLKSADNLEFEKAALYREQLRALEALSNQQSVTLNADIELDIIGSYWNEELVTFYITNIRDGKVVGGYPNVVEHLIEEPEFEEQKDHLKNEKSRIYTSFISQYYENKFIPRSILFANILNIDEYLILDEYLFMKKNKENRDQEKKQPILFLTKEEYFKTIKINNKNDEKKIGDLISLSNQNAENKFHEQAKIDEFSHKMLSALMKLLNLNSIPTWIECFDISTFQGSQTVASQVVFKNGRASKKDYRKYIIKDIVGKNDDFASLREVMRRRFKDNEKEKIPDLLIIDGGEPQIREVGWLLTSLGMTSIPLVGIAKSRVKNNFFDKDLHKSSERLVVPKRDAKNEILPNEHPETLMLENGSPEYRLVTQMRDEAHRFAITFHRKKRDSSSLKSLLSEIKGLGPKRRKKLIEAFPNLKEILNEKMDTIVQKTGIPLHIIQNIYDKLKEIS; encoded by the coding sequence ATGAATTTTCAAGCTCCGCAAAAAATAACTCTCGAAATGCGTTTGCAGCTTCTCCGAGAAAAACTCACACATGTACCTCAAAAACCAGGAGTCTATCTCCACAAAGGGAAAGAGGGTGAGATTCTTTATGTAGGCAAAGCAAAAGCCCTAAACGCAAGACTTAAAAGCTATTTTACGGGTTTTGAGAGACAGACTCCTAAAACAAAAGCGCTGGTTGAAAAGATTTTTGACTTTGAAGTTATCGTAACAGAAAATGAATATGAATCACTCATTCTGGAATGTAACCTTATAAAACACAATTTGCCAAATTATAATATTTTACTTCGAGACGATAAAACTTATCCATATATCAAAATAGATATGCATGAAGATTGGCCACGCGTAATTACGACTCGAAAGCGAAAAAAAGATGGTGCTCTATATTTTGGGCCATTTTCAATTTCGGGACAAATTCAACAGCTCATGGGTATTTTTAATCGATTTTTCCCTTTAGTTAAATGCACTCCTAGTTTTTTTAAATCCGTAACACGTCCTTGCAATTATTATGATATAAAAAGATGTCTTGGCCCTTGTAAACTCCCAGTAAAAAAAGAAGAATATCTTGTTCATTTAAATTCAGTCATAAATATTTTAAATGGAAAGTATAAAGATATTTCAAAATTAATAAAAGAAAATATGTTAAAAAGTGCTGACAACTTAGAATTCGAAAAAGCCGCCCTATATCGTGAGCAACTCAGGGCATTGGAGGCACTTTCAAACCAACAATCTGTAACTTTAAATGCAGATATTGAGCTAGATATTATTGGTAGTTATTGGAATGAGGAATTGGTTACTTTTTATATTACAAATATTCGTGATGGAAAAGTGGTGGGAGGCTATCCAAATGTCGTTGAGCACTTAATAGAAGAACCTGAATTTGAAGAACAAAAAGATCATTTAAAAAATGAAAAATCAAGAATTTACACCTCTTTTATTTCACAGTATTATGAAAATAAATTTATACCTAGAAGCATTTTATTTGCGAACATTCTTAATATCGATGAATATTTAATACTCGATGAATATTTATTCATGAAAAAGAATAAAGAAAATAGAGATCAAGAAAAAAAGCAACCCATTTTATTTTTGACAAAAGAAGAATACTTTAAAACAATTAAAATAAACAATAAAAATGATGAGAAAAAAATTGGCGACCTTATCTCTTTATCCAATCAAAATGCAGAAAATAAATTTCATGAGCAAGCAAAAATAGATGAATTCAGTCACAAAATGTTAAGCGCATTGATGAAATTATTAAATTTAAATAGCATACCTACTTGGATTGAGTGTTTTGATATTTCCACATTCCAAGGTTCACAGACTGTCGCTTCACAAGTTGTGTTTAAAAATGGCCGTGCCTCTAAAAAAGATTATAGAAAATATATTATCAAAGATATCGTTGGAAAAAATGATGATTTTGCCAGTTTACGAGAAGTGATGCGCAGACGTTTTAAGGACAATGAAAAAGAAAAAATTCCTGATTTACTGATAATAGATGGAGGTGAGCCACAAATTCGCGAGGTGGGATGGCTTTTAACTTCTTTAGGGATGACTTCAATTCCACTTGTAGGGATAGCAAAATCAAGAGTAAAAAATAATTTTTTTGACAAAGACCTTCATAAAAGCTCGGAACGCTTGGTAGTGCCAAAGAGAGACGCAAAAAATGAAATTCTCCCAAATGAACATCCAGAAACTCTTATGCTCGAAAATGGCTCACCCGAGTATAGACTTGTAACACAAATGCGTGACGAAGCTCACCGTTTTGCTATTACATTTCATAGAAAGAAAAGAGATTCTTCCTCATTGAAATCTTTGCTGTCTGAGATTAAAGGCCTTGGCCCCAAACGAAGAAAAAAACTGATAGAAGCTTTTCCAAATTTAAAAGAAATTTTAAATGAAAAAATGGATACTATTGTACAAAAAACGGGAATTCCTCTACATATTATTCAAAATATATATGATAAATTAAAAGAAATTTCTTGA
- a CDS encoding thermonuclease family protein, producing the protein MTNLKKLLIFYYLFLCVNVFAKDFTYFVVNCHDGDTCRVRSSDNINIKIRLIAIDAPEVAHGQVKKGQAFGNESKNYLNSLIKGKKVELKNYSEDHFGRNLSEIFIDNINVNIKMIENGMAEVYRGKLNASLNLEKYFSAEKKAKKLKIGIWSLLNYESPSLWRKNKNL; encoded by the coding sequence ATGACAAACTTAAAAAAGTTGCTTATATTTTATTATTTATTTTTATGTGTAAATGTTTTTGCAAAAGATTTTACTTATTTCGTAGTGAATTGTCATGATGGTGATACCTGCCGCGTGCGAAGTTCAGATAATATCAATATTAAAATAAGACTCATAGCCATTGACGCTCCAGAGGTTGCTCATGGTCAAGTCAAAAAAGGTCAAGCTTTTGGTAATGAAAGTAAAAATTATTTAAATTCCCTTATAAAGGGAAAAAAAGTTGAACTCAAAAATTACAGTGAAGATCACTTTGGCCGTAATTTATCAGAAATTTTCATTGATAATATAAATGTGAATATAAAGATGATTGAAAATGGTATGGCAGAAGTCTATCGAGGTAAATTAAATGCAAGTCTAAATTTAGAAAAATATTTTTCTGCTGAAAAAAAAGCGAAAAAGCTAAAAATAGGTATTTGGTCATTATTAAATTATGAAAGTCCAAGTCTTTGGCGCAAAAATAAAAATTTATGA
- a CDS encoding electron transfer flavoprotein subunit alpha/FixB family protein has product MTHKVLVYAEVRNGKLKSTAGEALAEARKMLGGKTENLHAVLLGEGCEQHAKTLATFGASKIYVVDTPETNTYQGEPTIQAITQIVQKNSYTVVVGAASPTGRDFFPRLSIRNKGAMLTDVVSFSLDGESVVAEIPMYLGKCAKQAVSAAPITFITLRPNVRPSEVADANAQANVEKFAVDFDRAKITSKVVEVRKGAGERPDLTEANIIISGGRAIASKDNFKILFECADVVHGSVGASRAAVDSGYAPYEMQVGQTGKTVNPGLYVACGISGSIQHLSGMRTSKCIVAINTDVDAPIFQKADFGIVADLFQAVPILTREFKKLME; this is encoded by the coding sequence ATGACTCATAAAGTTCTTGTTTATGCTGAAGTGAGAAATGGAAAGCTCAAATCAACTGCTGGAGAAGCTCTTGCAGAAGCAAGGAAAATGCTCGGTGGAAAAACCGAAAACTTACATGCCGTTTTATTAGGTGAAGGCTGTGAGCAGCATGCAAAAACCCTTGCAACATTTGGTGCCTCGAAAATTTACGTGGTCGACACACCTGAAACAAACACCTATCAGGGTGAGCCAACGATCCAAGCTATTACGCAAATTGTCCAAAAAAATAGCTATACAGTTGTAGTAGGGGCAGCCTCGCCAACGGGACGCGACTTCTTTCCAAGGCTTTCTATTCGTAACAAGGGAGCTATGCTCACGGATGTGGTGAGTTTTTCCTTGGACGGAGAATCGGTTGTTGCTGAGATCCCTATGTATTTAGGTAAATGCGCTAAACAGGCAGTTTCAGCCGCACCTATAACATTTATAACCCTGCGGCCCAATGTGCGCCCAAGCGAAGTGGCTGATGCCAACGCGCAAGCCAATGTTGAGAAGTTCGCTGTCGACTTCGATCGGGCAAAAATAACCTCCAAGGTTGTAGAAGTGCGCAAAGGTGCTGGAGAAAGACCTGACTTAACAGAAGCAAATATTATTATTTCGGGTGGTCGTGCGATTGCAAGCAAAGACAATTTCAAAATCCTCTTTGAATGTGCAGATGTTGTCCATGGTTCAGTAGGTGCTTCGCGCGCAGCGGTGGACTCTGGTTACGCTCCTTACGAAATGCAAGTGGGCCAAACTGGAAAAACAGTCAACCCTGGTCTCTATGTTGCCTGTGGGATCTCTGGTTCTATTCAACACCTTTCGGGGATGAGAACGTCAAAATGCATTGTGGCGATCAACACCGATGTCGATGCTCCTATCTTCCAGAAAGCAGACTTTGGTATCGTAGCCGATCTCTTCCAAGCAGTGCCTATATTAACAAGAGAATTTAAGAAGTTGATGGAATAA
- the rpsO gene encoding 30S ribosomal protein S15 has translation MQITTEQRAEIIAKFRTHESDTGSPEVQVALLTARINQLTEHFRKHAKDFAGRRGLLALVSQRRSLLDYVKRKEEARYQKIIAALNLRR, from the coding sequence ATGCAAATCACTACAGAACAACGCGCAGAAATCATTGCTAAGTTTCGCACACACGAATCTGACACCGGTTCTCCAGAAGTGCAAGTTGCACTTCTAACCGCTCGTATCAACCAACTGACTGAGCACTTCCGCAAACATGCAAAAGACTTTGCAGGTCGCCGTGGACTTCTTGCTCTTGTAAGCCAACGCCGTAGCTTACTTGATTATGTTAAACGCAAAGAAGAAGCACGTTACCAAAAAATTATTGCTGCGCTTAACCTTCGCCGCTAA
- a CDS encoding ABC transporter substrate-binding protein produces the protein MNQNIRIVSLVPSLTETICDFGMQNNIKGCTNFCVSPKILRKSALAVGGTKDPDIEKIIFLKPTHIIVNKEENTPEIRRLLEERIDKTSTMIIDSFPKNIYDVIQMVKQFGEIFSCEEWVRVWQEKVENQLNKFKSIKSPQYSFMYFIWRDPWMVAGDKTYISQMLSLAGFKNSVITEEDMNLRYPVLTEKMVQVKSSQFYLFSSEPYPFKKRHIEEFKQSYKLKNGHFLRVDGQNLSWYGSRSLKCLEYLSELKIESQKLIDL, from the coding sequence ATGAACCAAAATATTCGTATTGTTTCTTTGGTACCTAGTTTAACAGAAACTATATGTGATTTTGGTATGCAAAATAATATTAAAGGCTGTACAAATTTCTGTGTATCTCCTAAAATTTTGCGTAAAAGTGCACTTGCTGTTGGAGGTACAAAAGATCCTGATATCGAGAAAATAATCTTTTTAAAGCCCACCCATATAATAGTAAATAAAGAAGAAAATACCCCAGAAATACGGAGATTGCTCGAGGAGAGGATCGATAAAACATCGACTATGATAATAGATTCCTTTCCCAAAAATATTTATGATGTCATTCAAATGGTCAAACAATTTGGCGAAATATTTTCATGTGAAGAATGGGTACGTGTTTGGCAAGAAAAGGTTGAAAATCAATTAAATAAATTTAAATCTATTAAATCTCCGCAGTATTCATTTATGTATTTTATATGGAGAGATCCTTGGATGGTGGCTGGCGATAAAACTTATATATCACAAATGCTAAGTTTAGCTGGTTTTAAAAATAGTGTCATCACTGAGGAAGATATGAATTTGCGTTACCCAGTGTTAACTGAAAAAATGGTGCAGGTAAAATCTTCCCAGTTTTATTTGTTTAGTTCTGAACCATATCCCTTTAAAAAAAGACATATAGAAGAGTTCAAACAATCCTATAAGTTAAAAAATGGACATTTTTTACGTGTTGATGGCCAGAATTTGAGCTGGTATGGTTCCCGCTCGTTAAAGTGTTTAGAGTATTTAAGTGAGCTTAAAATAGAGTCTCAAAAACTCATCGACCTTTAG